The DNA sequence ATGTTTCCCAGgccataaaattattaaaccttaaaatcacacaaacgcaGATGCGTCAATAACATTAACCAGATAATGAAGTCGAAAAGCAATAAGTTCaagtatttgtcaatgatgcaATACATTCGGAACATACAGGATTCAAGTGTTAGGTACAGTTACGCCAAAAGGGAAATCCACAACGCATGCAATCAATGCAATAATTTTGTCCTCACcagagaaagcaataaaaaaaggattcaAGTGTTAGGTACAGTTACGCCAAAAGGGAAATCCACAACGCatgcaatcaatgcaacaattttgtcctcaccagagaaagcaataaaaaaaggatcacATTTCCATCTATAACGCTTGACATAAAAAAGTACACCAGAACCAGGAAAGCTCCCAGAAGAATGCGTAGGCGTggcgaaaagggaaaaggctagcgacacgaacatatgcgtaaaaggaagagaaaataacCTTCCCCGAATTCATTTTGAGTTTAAATAAACACTTACAATTCTAACGCCTAACTGCTTTTTAACCGCTCATCTGATTTTCCCCGACTTCGCGAATTTCGTTAACCGAAATCAataatggtggctccagagaggagtAGTGTTAATGAAATTCATAACGGGTCTTACTCGTATCATTAATTTTGCGCTATCAAGGTAGTAAATCCACAACCTGATGATCCCTGGAGTGTGTTTGTACCGTACAAACGAGCTGCATGTAGGCAAGATTGAACCCGCGCCCAACTGTCGCTTGGTCAGTCCGAACCGCTATCACGATTGGACCGGCACTCCCGTACGTGACCGGCTGGTTGATGCTGGCGTCCGTCACCAGACTACCATCATTCAGCCGCTCACCGCATAGCCGTACAAAGTCGATGGCGATGAAATCGTCCGGACAGCTAAACACCTCTATCCCAGCTTGGTCGGGCGGCACGAGACTGCTCCCATCTGATCAATagcaaataaaagaaagcaaaacgtACGTCAAAATTGGCTGGAACGACTAGCCGTGAACTGACATCACCCATACCTTTCGCAATGTTCACGAGCTGAAACGTGTTTTCCCTGCCGTTGGCCGCGTCCGTGTTGGTGATCACCACATTACAGAACATTTTGTGGCGGCGGATGCAGATGGCGTAGTTTAGATTGTTCTGCTTGGTCCGGGGAGATTCGAGGGAGATGAATAAAATCGCgacattattaaaaaaaaaaaaaacttatgaGCCCCTCAAACAGACTCTATAAACTGACAGCTCCATCGAGGTGCGAGGAAACGTTAGACGGAATGTTGACAGTCGCTGAGAGCAGAGCAATGATGTTACTAGTGAATAGGTAGTGGAAAAGCCCCTCTGAGCTAGCCAATGTAGAGCTATCACTTTTTCAAAATCCGCGTGTcactttttcaaaattttaattcgTAATTATTAAAACTACGCTAATTTTTCACTAAATTAGATTTTAATAAtcattattacattatttttcttattcgACTTTATCTTTTTAATGTTTCGTTTAAAATTTATCTTAACATTCGGCCTTAGCATCATTTTTCGATCGGATCGGGtgtcattttggtgtcatttgaaACTCATTTCGCCGTCAAGGTTCAAACCAGGgtttttgaaaactggtataCCATGACCCTCACGAACCAaatgaactatgctacaaaaaatcgatcgttccgctttgtatgGCGGCGCATTGAGCTGCGGAAATTATAGAATATTagaaaaatgccataaataatggttgatgtttttgaaaaacgttatgtaaaagcaagttggtaaatgttttggttctttttcagtaatttgggTGATAGAAAATCatttattgattatttaaaaaaaaaatggttttacCTACACTAAATACTGAAATCGATGGGTATCGACTTCAGGTAGGCGTATACAAGAAATAGTTATACTGTCAGTTTTACGTAAGCgcctatcgatttttttttcgatcgaatggTGCTGAGGCTGATTATTTAAtacaaatttttaaaatttatgggatttgacatagCGAATCCGCTTGAGCGAGAACCCACACGTGAAGAGGCGGTTTGTCAAAATGCACTATATTCCACCACCTGGAGTGGTGCCAAGAGCCACGAAttcactaaacgaccactaaacagGTTCTAAATGGCTCAAGTTTTCAACCTAAAGGGAATCTAAAAAGTCTTCGTCTAGCAAACCGTTTACTGTTTACCgtttgcattctaaaaatagcagaAAAGTTGGTGGCTCCATCTGTTGGTGAGATAGCTACACAGTGGAGCTTTCCTCGCTTTGCGAGCTTTTTCcttccctctgtactgttgtatgtttcgtattgaagttatgcatccctagaactagaacggtgatagaattgtttaaatactaaactcaaCTGGTAAATATCAGAACTCAATCATGTGAAATATGAGTTATTAGTGATACTCGATGACCACACTACCAATTTTACAGATTTCttctcagaaagttagaaggaaATGAAGGCCATGATTAGATGAAGCTAGGCGAAACACTTTTCAATAAAAGGGCAAGCAATATAATTATGTGATATTAAGCGTTATCTATCGCGAGTATACCAGTGAAACAATGGagcattcctttttttctatggataattggtttttcaataatttaagcttaatctgtggcacCTGGGTTTATAGCATCCTTGGagcatttaataaaaaaaagaatcataaCCAGTGCAGCACAGAAAGGAGGtttatcaaattatttaaatagaCGTGGAGCGCtattgttttcttctatttggcgtaaacgtcctacgcggacatgccggcctatacaggctttcaagaCTTTATTCAATACCACGTCCTtactacggggggacggtccattccgggcttgaacccattacgGGCAAAATGACATGTGGAAAGAATCAAAATACTCCTGTTAAACATCTAATTCTCAAACTTTAGATAAAAAAACTGTAGAGCTCAATCCTTCCAAATCTTTAATCTTTATCGTGTAACCAGGCTAAATTAACTAGTGCACTTTAAATGCAATACACCGAGCATTACATTTGCATAGTCGAAACAAAACCgactgcaataaaaaaaagtgtaaactGTAACGTAAAAAAGCAGTTTTCCTAAAAGCACCTGCCGTGACGGACGAAGCTAGTGCTATATAGTTCATATATAGTACCgaggtactcacatacgcctctgagacatggacactgtccaaatctaaCGAAATCCTCTAAGCCGCGTTccagaggaagatgctcagaaggatattTTGCCCCATATGAGTGTAAGGACAAGGAGGAGCCGACAACGAACTATACCAGCTATCACTATCATGCAGCGTTTCAAGCTCGCcgggctccggtgggctggccatgttatacgcatggatacggacgacccagcccttAAAGTTTTTTTAGGGTCCACAAGGATAGAGGGAGGAACGTCCGCCATCTAAGCCGGGTGAATGGATtggcggtttcggacactcctgatgcaggccaagaccgcaaagaggttgtagtgccggataagtaactTCATCTGGCTGATTCGGACTATACATTGCTTGGTCTAGGTTAATGTAATACGCCTTTTTAAGATCTGATTTTTTTGTAGgaacagttttgttttcccattCCGAACATAGACCCACCACTACTTATCAGTGACACTCACGAAATAGCTTGCCTTGCGGTTTGTCACTAGAACCGACCCGTTGTCGTAGTTGAATGACTTCAGCACCCCACTCACGCCCTCATGAAATTGCAGGCAGCCTGCCGGAGCGCGGATCGTCGTCAGCTATAAGAGCAACAAAGAGataaaaagaggaagaaagagagagagagagagagagagagagagagagagagagagaaaataggAATGTATGACGCACTGAGCTGGACTGAGTcgctgtgtgagtgtttcgGTCCCGACCTGCGTTATCTTCACGAGAAAGGCCCGCGGTTGTTTTGAGTTAAAGACTGTGCTCAGATACAAACTGTGTGAGTATGCCCGATCGATGTCGAGATACACTGTAATGGAAAAGCAGGAGGACGTAATGTGAGTGACGATTGGGAGTACGAGGGAGGTGTGGTACACACGCACTGTGTTGTCCCGTGTTGATGCCGCACAACACTGGATAGTGAGGCCGCTGATCGTTCTGCACCGACACGATGAACTGATCCTCCACGCAGTTACCGAGCTGGGGCGGCTGCAGTTCGAAGAACACAAACTCGAGCAGCACTTGGCGCACGgtgcgctgcagcagcagggtGAAACCGCACGATAGCGAGTCCGTCGCGGCCGCTGGATAGTGCGGGCTGTGGAAGTAGCTGACGTTCTGCTCCGTTCTGCCATCGCACCCGAACCGAACTGCAAAATGGTGTGGCGCGCTACGGTAATTATATTCGATTGCCCTGGCGAAACCCTATGGAAGCACACTTACAGACGCAACACACGCCGAATCCGCCGGCACAGCTGTCCATCGGCATGCCGTGCAATATTATGCACTCCTGCTCGTTGTAGCACACGCCCGCCCAGGCAATACCATCGTCCGGTTGGCGTCTCGACACACAAGGCCCGTTCACGAATGAGATGATGTGAAACACGGTCAGCAGCGGCGGCGCAAGGGGTTCGACGTGCGCGCCCAATTGGCCTGCTGACAGCAGCAGCTTTTTGCGTTCCCGCTCCTGACTGACGTTTCTGACTGGGGCTTGGAGTGGTGGTGGATTGTACCGCAAACCATAGTGTAGCTTGTAGTCAATGTACTGCGGCTTGGCTGCGAGCGGCAATCGCGGTTCATGTGGGTCGTCGTGCGCGATCGTTCGATTCACACTGGCCCGATCGCAACCCTCCTCAGCTGTCGGCTGCAGCTTACTTGCGGTGGTCAGCGCGTACCCGTACTCCTGCACGATGATCCACACGATCCACAAGGAGGACATTGTTTGGTCGTTTATTAACGAATTCccactttaaaaaaaaacctcccagcACGACTGTTTGTCACCGGTTGTGCTGGTGCAATGGCGCCCCGACTGACAGCTTGCATTCGGACCATCCGGGTGTGATGCGTTTGCGTAAATAAAAAAGGAGTGGCGGCCAGGATTGGTGCATTAAGTCGGGAAGTAGATCGAAACACAGCGAATGTTGTTGGCATATAATTAACGTACTTTTAGCAGTGTCGGTTGCATAGCGCGCTATAATTGCATGCACTGTACCATATCGTGGCTGCTGCAACGGTTCTCTTATTTTGTAGTGAGGGGAGGTGATGTCGATACAAGAAAAAGGTAGACCCAGTCAACAGTCACAGCGGAGACAGCGGCAAAATCGAAAACCTTAGTTTCGAATGTAACCGATTGGAGAGCTTTGTTATAAAAGAAATgatatacagtctgttcccgagttacacggttcgcgacttacgcggattcggagatacgcggttttctaaatttgacaggttaaatgtcaaatcagtacaatttgcttcaagttcggtaaaaattgcattttttccaacaaattgaaaccgcttaaaacccagaaattttagaattttctgcacgaatcatatcaaataaatgataaagtgtataaaaatactacattaaataaaaaagtacgggtaatcaatagtattttagtcaaaaaacgtgaaattcgacttacgcggatattcgagttacgcggattcgtcgggaacgcagaaaccgcgtaactcgggaacagactgtaatAAAATCCCGCGTCGCTAGTTTTGTTAATGTAATCTTAAAGTTTATTAGCCAGTTTACTAATAGCACAGTAATTTCTCCTAagagtgaaagaaaaataaagaatatatatatatatatatatatatatatatatatatatatatatatatatatatatatatatatatatatatagagagagagagagagagagagaaagaccgCAGCCGATCTCGCTGTCTATGAACGTCTGCTCCGGTTCTGACCTGCTATCTCCATCGGTGGTAGGTTCTGGTGTACAACACTTGCTGTTCTGGCGAGCAGGGCGTCGTGTACGATTGACTTTGTGGCTCCGTAACTGACGAACCATATATTCAGACCACCCTTCCCCCCCTCGCCAACAAGCTAGCAACATCTCACCCAGCAGCTCGAGGGCAGGAGTGCAAGGGTCTGCCCACAACCACACCAATTGACTGCGGGGAGGGTGATGCCACGATATAATGGAGGGGGTGGTGGGGAGCTACAGGTTCGGCAACCCGACAACCACTCGGTTCGTGGCCGGCTCGCGCACGGTGACCGGTTTCCGCGGATCCTCCCGGTCGTCAGCGGTTGCGCACCCGTTGTGGAAGTTGATGCTGGATCGTAGGTGCCGTTGGGAGTTGCGCTTGTGCTCAGGCAACTCGGACGTCGACCGCCGGTAACCGCCGGTGGTGGACGAGCAGACCGTGCCCGACCGGTAACTGCTGCGGTCATCAAAATCGAGCTCATTGAGCTCCGATGCGTCCTGCTCGTCCGCTCGCTCCCGGTCTTCTGTGTGCGTTTGCCGATCTCTGGCGCTCCCGTTCACTGACAATGCGACAGGCGTGCAGTAGTCGTAAAACACGATATTGGACTGCAAAGTGCTGAGACGCTTAGCCCGAGCCGCCTCGCCCGTCTCATCCTCTGACTGGTGGCGCAGGAACTGCTCGATCCGATGGCGCTCGTGCGCCCGCGTGTGCTCCAGCTCGGTGAACGAGGAGCCAACACCGTCGTAGAACTGGATGTGCGATTCGGCGTGCTTTGGATGGCGGTCCCGCACTAAAGGCTCCCAAATTGATTGATGGTGATAGTGGGGTGTGGCAGGCGAGTCGACGGCAGTACTACCACTGCTCGCTGTCCATGACCTTCGGCTTGATTGATGTGGACGACCATTGATTGAGGGGGTCACGTCTGTGAGTATTGCCGGTTTGGGGGCGTCCTCGTCAGGCCAGTAGAATTGTGTTTTTTGGCGGTCTGGCCGCTCGCCCGCAGCCCGCTTGATCATGTCCTCAGTCAGACCGGAGAAGAACTTTTGCTGCGCCATGGGTACACTGCGCCACACACAACTGCCACGACAGAAATGAGATTAAGGATTTCACCAGCTGGGTGGATGGGGGCGAAACTACACAGAGAATCGAGCCAGGATGGGGGAATGGTGGGATCTGCGAAAAGCGAACAGAACGAAGGTGCACTAGTTGGGTTGATCGTCGTTGTCCCGcaatttcactttcattccGCTCTGTTCGTTGCACAATATTTGAAAGCTGTAACACTCTCTCACACTAAATGCACTTCTACATACGCTTTTTTATTTGGaacctttcttttttcattcgaATGTCGTGGAACAACTGCTTCTGGCGGGGAGGCGGGCGAGAGCGAGATGTTACTACAACGTGATCATTGTTAGCAGcattgaagaagaaaacaaagcgcaaacgcaaaatCCTTGGAATCCAGCTGCTGGATTGGTTCGGTCTGGTGATTTCCACTGTGCGCACCTGAGTGAGCGAATGAGCGCCCCATGCCGAACAACGAATGTCCGCCCGGGCAAAACGGCCAACAGATGGTCAGCGGATGGGCGGGAGTACGGTCGTGTGGGCAAGTAGTAGTCGGTTAAGGCTGCCTTCGGATTCGGAAGCCTattctttctatctctctctctctctctctctctctctctctctctctctatctctctctctctctatctctctctctattttctctctcttgttcAAGCACAGTGCACTGAGAGGATAGACTATAGGAAAGAGAGTTCTTGTACAAGCACTACACTTCTTGTATGTCTAGTTTTCGCGCACTACACAGTTATGGAAATGTCCGGCCTAGTACGGAGGATACACTAAccgatttttgatatttttgtgcCATACCAACATTATTGTAAAATTTCGAGACGTTCACAAGACTTATTGAGCTCGACCAGACGACTGAACGAGACTGTTGCCAACGCGCTGGCAGCACCATCTTTTAAGAGTTGAGGAAGAAAGAATTACCGACACTGACACACGGGATTTCTACGTTTCTGATTAATAAGTGTAAATAACCAATTCAAAATTtccttatttttatattttacttCCTACGCTTTTCCGAATTTCCAAGGTAAGTTTTCACTTATCTTTGCCTGGATCGATCGTCTCCTTCTTTTTACCCGATGGCCGATATTGTGATCCGCCCACCTTATCTTTTATTTCACAAAGGGGTTTTTTACCGCGATCCCTTTTGGGCTCGCTTGGACTGTATTATTGCTGTACCCTTGTTGACGTTCATCGTATGCGGAATCGTAAATCGCATTGTTCTGTGTAAGACgcttcatttaattttttattttggttttgcaTTTGGATGTTTAGCCGATACATTGCTCCGGGTTTTGCAttgcttttcatttgttttgtgaaaACGTTAAACTCCGACGTTGGCGTAAACGACGACGTATTAAAGCATACTTTTACTACCCAGCATTATTTTGAacttcttctccttttttgACACAACAACCATTGTCGCTCAAAGCCTTCCTTCCAAGGCTAACAGTGACTTATTCATTACCACTAGCAGTAGCGTATGAGTTGACGAGTGTTTCACGATACTGActaattattataattgtaCTTATTAATTCAAACAAATGGTTTTTCTTCAGACACATTGTTTGTTGATGTAGCCtggtacaaaaaataaatacatctCATTATTTGTACTTCATATTCGCATTTTATATTACATTTCTTCCAAATCGTTCTCCAATATGAGTATGGTTCTTTAAATGTTATAATAACCAATTGTGTGGTTAAAACAAGCAAAATTTATTAGACAAAGTATAACAGATATTAAAATTGCACCATTACAATAAATGCTACACAATTTTTTGATTCGCTTATCGCAATTTGTATTAACGATACGAGACGAAGTTGCGATAAATATTCTTGTGAACATGTGAGAGAGCGCAGGCAACACagactgtgtgcgagaaacaGTGAACAATCATATttcatgcagcaagcaacagccggaccaaccggattttttttaaagaacgggacgcacgaacgatagcatcTTGCTAGCAATATTGAAGCGGCGGAACGGATTGAACGCAAAGAACGAAATTaacggaacggaatggaacggaatgaacggagagaacgaaatgaacggaatggaacggaatgaacgaaaagaacgaaatgaacgatCTAAAAGATCGAAACGGAacggccaacaaaaaaaatggaaagaacgaaatgaacggtcTAAAGGATCGAAAAGGAACGGCCAACAAAAataacggaacttttttactaggtttgAACCGGAAAGGCCAACACTACTTCATGCAcaacattcacacacattCATGTGTTATGTTCTAGACACATAATTCCACTCCCCCGACCACGGTGCCCTGTTTGCGTCTTGGTTAATTTCGATCATCGTGCTGTCCCTGCGCTAGGggagcctttttttgttaacgaggAGTGAGCATATTCAATCCCCCTCCCCGACCTACCCAACTCTGCCGGTACGCTGTGCCGTGCGTGCGATGGACCCAGGATGACGACGCACATCTGGTGCGGCGATCTTGTCTGATGATGCTGCATTTaacgctgctttccgtggtgcgatGCAGACACTGCGttcctatcgcccacacttcgggtgaGCAATTAGGGGTCTGCACCGTtggtcaccactccaagcaAGTAAGGAAGTCTCtcggaaattaaaaattgataGCCGACGATGGCCCTTGCGGCgcgggttgttgccgtgccgcatggtctgaaggaccgccatttgTGTCCCTCGGCCAtcgtctggcccgcctgcatcgccttgccgttggtggacgctcCACATCCCATCTCGCTAGGAGAGTGGAGGATattgtcctggcggcggcgcgaACAACCTCCTCCACGAACAACTTATCGCTGCGGGTGCACATTTCCGACACGATGTTGTCCATCGTTACTCGGGAATGgcgccgctgctgcatctcatTCCGGACCCGATCGAACTGTGGACAGCGGAACAGCCGGTGttccacgtcttccacggcATCCCAGCACtcggggcagttgggcgagccatccaggatCCCGTGCCTCGTGAGGAGCTAGGTGAGGTaaaagtcgacttccccatgaTTGAACACCACCACTagctaccttttcgtcgtggcagcgactcggagagcccccagtcgatgcgccctttggaccgTTTTACGATAGGTCTCCTTGTCGAGTACTCATCGCTcccaggtggcaactccgtatcggTTGATATTGTTGCCGACATTGACGAAATgtctgctactgctgctcttAGGGCCACGCTTACTTGGCATCAGGCATCAAGGCATTCGTGATCCGTGAAGCCTTGTTGACCACCCTTtccagatgccggctgtggtgctgtttgcggcagAGGTCTACTCCCAGGTActtcagcgtttccgtggattgTATCGAGTGACCACCCGCTTGTAGCTCTTGgagctgcgggacatgatgcgtacaaaagatcatgaaTCCGGTTTTTTGGTGGGCACGTTCCAAACCGACTTCTTGCATTTCTCCCCTAGCGTGCCTTGAGCGAGTTAAAAGTAGATTTTGTAGACTGGCCAAACACGAAAAGAATAATTGGGTTTTTTCcagtacactgatgtacacaaaggtaATACGTGTACAATTTGTTCGACTGCATGTCCTCGGTGTGAAACATTGTGTTCGATGAATGTACCCCAGATTCAGCATTGTAACCGACAGTGGCGATTTTAACGGTAAGCAAAGTAAGCCATTGTGGCGTCGATGAGGGTGTGTTTTCCAAGTGGTCCAAGTGTTTGATATTCCAATTAATTCAATCATTCATAAAGCCAACCATACTCAATGTTAGTGCTTAAGGACCAATGCTTAATACACCGTCGTCATCGGCAGATAAATGTGGTACAGAATATCTTGTAAAACGTGTTGCTATACCCAGTCGAACATTTACACCTTAAATCTACACACTTTCCGACCGAATATTTTCCGACCTCTGTTTAATAAATTGCCGAAATCCGTCGGCTCTGATATGTTTTACTGATATGTCAGTTGAAACTTTGCCATTGCCGATAATCAGTAccatttaaaactgaaatatcagttaaacaaatattttaaccGAAACTCGGCAACACAACATGCCGATTACGTACGTTAACACTGCTGTCACCGAGGTCATCCGTCAAAATAACCGAAATTTCGGCTATACTATTTGAGTTAGCCGAGGCTCGGTTTTCTATCTGTTTATCATCATTTTGTTTATCATCTGCTTACTTTGCTTAGAATAATTCAAACGGTTAGTGGAATCGTGCAAGCATTCTGTGGAGGTTTGCAATCATATAATGGAGTGTTGCAACCGAAGTGTGCAAGCATACTGTTGAGTGGTTGACAGactgtgtgtgctgctgtaaATACCCAAACACATTTTCGttaattttacttatttattatgtttaattATGTCCCCGCGgcaggatttatttattttagcatGTGTACGAAAACGAATGTGAAAACAACTCCGAATGATGTTTTTTAGAAAACTTAATCGGTATCAACTCTAAGCTTTTTACACCGGCACCCACAATCTGACAGCCGCTCCACGgtatgcttgcaaaattccacACCTGCTTGCACGAttgtacttcttcttctttggctcaacaaccgatgccggtcaaggcctgccaacacacttgtggggttggctttcagtgacttattgatttccccccatagcaggatagtcagtcctacatatggcggcacggtctatttggggcttgaacccatgacgggcatgttgttaagtcgtacgagttgacgactgtaccatgagaccggcacgATTGTACTACCGGTTTGAAACATTCTCTTAAccgattgaactattccattatttatttatttatttatttatttatttatttatttatttatttatttatttgtcatTTAGTATCTTGCATAGATTTGCTGGGACACTTACTTATATAATAAATCCTTAATTCATCTACAAACTTAGCTACAGTGCTATCAATAAGGAAACGAGAGACAATTGGTTTTAAACTGAGCTATACTAATATTGTAGTCGAAGAATCTTTGGTATTTGTTGAAGCTatgtgttgtgggcagccgtgcgtgccgacccctggacttgccgtggcagttgcgctgccaccggtcaacgtccagggggacgacagtgtgtacacgcacactgtcgcacacactaagcgcgtaaggcttagtgtgtgccgagcgccgagTAGAGTGTGCACGaaggccgatcgagcaggagctctcggcaggggcgctcggtgcggctggcgcGCGGCCTACGTTGTAAAGTGTTGTACATTTTAAcgtgtttgtattttgtgtatcagtatttattatgtacgttatacgtgtttaaataaaacataagcaGTTCATAACACTATGTTTCATTTGGTTAATAGGCGCATTGTAGGAATGTGCAGATCTTGAGAACGTAGGTCTTAACAGCTCACGTATCCTGAGAGGTCGTTCAGGAGCATAAAGATTCAGCTTTTCAAGCAGGTAGGGAGAGTCTATGTCCCCACTGATTAACTTCGCGACAAAAGTAGCTTGTTCTAAGGTTTGTAGACCAAGAAGCATGTACCGTGACAGGTAATCTAAATGTTGTGATGAAGCCCATCGTAATCGGTGTATAGCTATTCTGGAGAatcttttttgtatgctttctaTCTTAGCCGTCCACACGTGACAGTATGGGGAATAAAGAACTGAATTAGACTCTAGGATGGAACGTACTAATGCGGTATATAATGCTTTCAGACATAATGGATCTTTTATCTCAAGAGTTTGCCTGGTTACAAATCCTAGCATCCTATTGGCCTTGCTAATAATAGAGTGGTAGTGCTCGCGAAAGGATAGTGATGAATCAAAATATACTCATAAAAAATTTTGCCGCATCTCGGTTAATTTTTACCGAGATCTGCACAACTGAGATCTCGGCAAAGATCTCGGTTAAATTTCTGTTGTCGATATCTCGGTTAAAAAATTCAATTGACATTTTGATTTGACGTTTACGTTTAACCGAGATTTTCGGTTAGAGCAATCCGAGATTTCAGCTAATTATAaaaacaatcttttttttaaattttagtga is a window from the Anopheles merus strain MAF chromosome X, AmerM5.1, whole genome shotgun sequence genome containing:
- the LOC121596071 gene encoding uncharacterized protein LOC121596071 — encoded protein: MAQQKFFSGLTEDMIKRAAGERPDRQKTQFYWPDEDAPKPAILTDVTPSINGRPHQSSRRSWTASSGSTAVDSPATPHYHHQSIWEPLVRDRHPKHAESHIQFYDGVGSSFTELEHTRAHERHRIEQFLRHQSEDETGEAARAKRLSTLQSNIVFYDYCTPVALSVNGSARDRQTHTEDRERADEQDASELNELDFDDRSSYRSGTVCSSTTGGYRRSTSELPEHKRNSQRHLRSSINFHNGCATADDREDPRKPVTVREPATNRVVVGLPNL
- the LOC121589034 gene encoding uncharacterized protein LOC121589034 — translated: MSSLWIVWIIVQEYGYALTTASKLQPTAEEGCDRASVNRTIAHDDPHEPRLPLAAKPQYIDYKLHYGLRYNPPPLQAPVRNVSQERERKKLLLSAGQLGAHVEPLAPPLLTVFHIISFVNGPCVSRRQPDDGIAWAGVCYNEQECIILHGMPMDSCAGGFGVCCVFRFGCDGRTEQNVSYFHSPHYPAAATDSLSCGFTLLLQRTVRQVLLEFVFFELQPPQLGNCVEDQFIVSVQNDQRPHYPVLCGINTGQHMYLDIDRAYSHSLYLSTVFNSKQPRAFLVKITQLTTIRAPAGCLQFHEGVSGVLKSFNYDNGSVLVTNRKASYFNNLNYAICIRRHKMFCNVVITNTDAANGRENTFQLVNIAKDGSSLVPPDQAGIEVFSCPDDFIAIDFVRLCGERLNDGSLVTDASINQPVTYGSAGPIVIAVRTDQATVGRGFNLAYMQLVCTVQTHSRDHQVVDLLP